Sequence from the Mycoplasma cottewii genome:
AGATATTAGAAAGATGTGAGTTTATGAGTGCTGAGTTTAACTGATTTCCTGGTCATATGAACAAAACATTAAAAGAAATCGAAGATAAAATAAAAATAGTTGATGTTGTTGTAGAAGTAATTGATGCCAGAGCTCCTTACTCATCACAAAATTTAACTTTTAAAAAACTTTTAAAGAATAAACCTATAATTTATGTTTTTTCAAAAGCAGATCTAGCTGATCCAACTGTTACTGATGAATGAGTTAAATATTATTCTAAAAAAGATAAAGTTAAAGTGATAGTTTTAAATAACAATAGAAAATTAGATGTTGTTAATGAATTAATTAATGCAATTAATCAAGCTACTGAAGCTAAACGTGAAAAAGATAAGAAAAATGGAATAAAAAATTCTTTAATTAATGCTTTAGTTATAGGTATTCCTAATGTTGGAAAATCTACTTTTATTAATAGAGTTATTAAAGGTAAAAACGTTAAAGTTGGTAATAAACCAGGAATTACTAGAGGTATTCAAGTTATTCATTTAAATCAATTTATCAACCTTTTAGATACTCCTGGAGTTTTACCTTCTAAATTAGAATCTGAAACTGTTGCAACAAATATTTGTGCGATTAATTCTGTTAAAGATAGTGTTTTTCCAAAAGAACGTGTTGCTGCACGTTTAATGAGATATATTTTTAATCACTATGAAGGTTATATTGAAAAATACTATAAAATTAGTACTAATCTTCAAAGACCTGTTGAAACGGTTTATACATACAAAATATTTGAAAAAATAGGAAAAGAAAGACGCTGATATATAACTGATAATATGTTAGATATGCAAAGAATTCTTTCATTATTTTTAAAAGATGTTTCACTAGGAAGAATAGGTAAAATTTCTCTTGAAAGAGTATTAGACGTTGTTCCTGAAGAAATTGAAAAAGCTGTTAGTTATAAAAAAGAAGAAGAAGTTGATGATATTAGTGCATTATGATAGATAGAAAACAATTTGATGATAATTTAAAACAAGAACATAAAGTTAAAATAATTTCTGGAAGTGATGAAGTTGGACGAGGTTGTATTGCTGGTCCTTTAGTTGTAGCTAGTGTTATTTTAAAAGATGATTATTTTAATGCTAAAATTAAAGATTCAAAATTGCTATCTCAAAAACTAAGAGAACAATTATTTGATGAAATTATTCAAAATTGCTTATGCTATGAAATTGAAATTATCTCAGCAAATCAAGTTGATCAACTAAATCCATTACAAGCTAGTTTATTAGGGTTTAAAAATTCTGTTAAAAGATTAAAAATAAAACCAGAATTAGCTTTAATTGATGGAAATAAAAATATTGATTTAAAAGATTATAATTCAATTTGTATAGTTAAAGGTGATGATAAAAGTTTTTCTATTAGTTGTGCTAGTATTTTAGCTAAAGTTACACGTGATAGAATTTTAGA
This genomic interval carries:
- the ylqF gene encoding ribosome biogenesis GTPase YlqF, coding for MSAEFNWFPGHMNKTLKEIEDKIKIVDVVVEVIDARAPYSSQNLTFKKLLKNKPIIYVFSKADLADPTVTDEWVKYYSKKDKVKVIVLNNNRKLDVVNELINAINQATEAKREKDKKNGIKNSLINALVIGIPNVGKSTFINRVIKGKNVKVGNKPGITRGIQVIHLNQFINLLDTPGVLPSKLESETVATNICAINSVKDSVFPKERVAARLMRYIFNHYEGYIEKYYKISTNLQRPVETVYTYKIFEKIGKERRWYITDNMLDMQRILSLFLKDVSLGRIGKISLERVLDVVPEEIEKAVSYKKEEEVDDISALW
- a CDS encoding ribonuclease HII, giving the protein MIDRKQFDDNLKQEHKVKIISGSDEVGRGCIAGPLVVASVILKDDYFNAKIKDSKLLSQKLREQLFDEIIQNCLCYEIEIISANQVDQLNPLQASLLGFKNSVKRLKIKPELALIDGNKNIDLKDYNSICIVKGDDKSFSISCASILAKVTRDRILDELSLKYPMYGFEKHKGYGTKLHLQALQQYGAIDNVHRKSYKPVIKVLNNCN